A section of the Chryseobacterium ginsenosidimutans genome encodes:
- a CDS encoding GNAT family N-acetyltransferase → MEIRKLEKITENPTHNWGFNGYKTDKIFVVSAIELSNTFEFRIREKNQSYTKDWEKNPADLGDLNKIIEKGHSFGAFQDNELIGWIICDFREWNNSLFIENMLVSETFRRQNIGRLLIKAVNRKAKELQCRIVELETQNTNYGAIQFYQKAGFTITGINTKLYNDSTETALFMSFELMF, encoded by the coding sequence ATGGAAATCCGAAAATTAGAAAAGATAACCGAAAACCCAACACATAATTGGGGATTTAACGGTTATAAAACTGATAAGATATTTGTCGTTTCAGCTATTGAGCTTTCCAATACATTTGAATTCAGGATACGGGAAAAAAATCAATCATACACAAAGGACTGGGAAAAAAATCCTGCTGATCTTGGTGATTTAAATAAAATTATTGAAAAAGGTCACTCTTTCGGAGCTTTTCAGGACAATGAACTCATAGGTTGGATTATTTGTGATTTCAGAGAATGGAATAACAGCCTTTTTATTGAAAATATGCTGGTTAGTGAAACATTCAGGAGGCAGAATATCGGAAGACTATTGATTAAAGCCGTCAATCGGAAGGCAAAAGAATTGCAGTGCAGAATCGTTGAGCTTGAAACCCAAAACACCAATTACGGCGCCATACAATTTTATCAGAAAGCTGGTTTTACAATTACAGGTATTAATACAAAATTATATAATGATTCTACAGAAACAGCCTTATTCATGAGCTTTGAGCTGATGTTTTAA
- a CDS encoding SDR family oxidoreductase, which produces MENLQTKKTVLVTGGTGFLGIHTVLQLLQQGYEVKTTLRSLSKKENILKALEEGGIRDFSNLSFIEADLTSDKNWDKAVKGCDYVLHVASPFPAQDPKDENELIIPARDGALRVLKASRDAGVKRVVLTSSFAAVGYSKDIKDHIFTEEDWTDVNAELPAYIKSKTVAEKSAWEFIEKEGNGLELSVINPVGIFGPAIGGITSASLDIAVSGILNGTLNYTPTFTMGVVDVRDVADIHIKAMLDPKAAGERFIATSNGVMSFYDVAELFKKERPQYTENIHHLEPIAKEFYKEMSNKKAKNILNWTPRSREEALLASADSLMGNNK; this is translated from the coding sequence ATGGAAAACTTACAAACAAAGAAAACAGTTTTGGTAACAGGAGGAACAGGATTTTTGGGAATCCATACTGTTCTGCAACTGCTGCAACAAGGTTATGAAGTGAAGACTACACTTCGCTCACTCTCAAAAAAAGAAAATATTCTAAAAGCATTAGAAGAAGGCGGTATCAGAGATTTTTCAAACCTTTCATTTATTGAAGCAGATCTTACAAGCGATAAAAATTGGGATAAAGCCGTAAAAGGCTGTGATTATGTTCTTCACGTAGCATCACCCTTCCCTGCTCAGGATCCGAAAGATGAAAACGAACTTATCATTCCTGCAAGAGACGGAGCTTTGCGCGTTTTGAAAGCATCTCGTGATGCGGGTGTGAAAAGAGTCGTTTTGACCTCTTCTTTTGCAGCAGTAGGTTACAGCAAAGATATCAAAGACCATATTTTCACGGAGGAAGACTGGACGGATGTGAATGCAGAGCTTCCCGCTTACATTAAATCGAAAACAGTTGCTGAGAAATCGGCATGGGAATTCATCGAAAAAGAAGGCAATGGTTTGGAATTGTCGGTCATCAATCCTGTCGGAATTTTTGGACCTGCAATTGGCGGAATCACATCGGCTTCATTAGATATCGCCGTTTCAGGAATTCTGAATGGAACATTGAACTACACTCCGACTTTCACAATGGGTGTCGTTGATGTGAGAGATGTTGCAGATATTCACATCAAAGCAATGCTTGATCCAAAAGCTGCGGGAGAACGTTTTATTGCAACCTCAAACGGTGTGATGAGCTTCTACGATGTTGCCGAATTATTCAAAAAAGAAAGGCCACAATACACCGAAAACATTCACCATTTGGAACCGATCGCTAAAGAATTCTACAAAGAAATGTCAAACAAAAAAGCAAAAAACATCTTAAACTGGACTCCAAGAAGTCGCGAAGAAGCTTTGTTAGCAAGTGCAGACAGTTTGATGGGAAATAATAAATGA
- a CDS encoding S41 family peptidase: MKKTGILISFLLFQQFIFAQKDQYYDFMKTWNFIKYYHPDVASGKIDADSLFLVTIKKINSKDDFNSVIEKLSQSLNKNVTIPAPKETSKDILTKNQNFDWFQKNGKISAENKTLIQNIYNHRYNFELLKDGKSVSDEKQYPFPKNENIPLEYRLLTLAKIQGIVDYLFPHKYIMDKGFGEYFKNSLDENSKITSRKDFEIVLAKLVSKFKDSHALSFYKQLNYRKEIFHGSYLAPFDFQILDDHILVTKLIFPEICSKAQINIGDKIISVNGKTIPQIIKEKGELLSTSNTEKLVFVLSKYENNLIWIGDFQQQNLEVKSGGNNRKFSTKIEMIDPSDKEKYDLIVDYLQDKIKKRESRKIAHNDVAYFKVNETLKFINNVNDDKIDMVMDSILSDAAQKKAIVFDMREYPDWGGFFYHYIYKYFSPSENYFGKYYRQNLKNIGTFAYKDYDYFPAISGKTTHNYKGKVFILVNPDTRSASEWYSMSLQKIFPQSLTIGQQTSGGDGDLVKVNLPGNYLLEFTGNGIFYPDNSQTQQTGIRINKIIKYKDHDILENRDLEFERVLNLIK; this comes from the coding sequence ATGAAAAAAACAGGAATTCTTATATCATTTCTTTTATTTCAGCAATTTATTTTCGCTCAGAAAGATCAATATTATGATTTCATGAAAACATGGAATTTTATTAAATATTATCATCCCGATGTTGCAAGCGGAAAAATTGATGCCGACAGTTTATTTTTAGTTACAATTAAAAAGATCAATTCAAAAGATGATTTCAATTCTGTTATCGAAAAGTTGTCTCAAAGTTTAAATAAAAACGTCACCATTCCCGCTCCTAAAGAAACATCAAAAGATATTCTGACAAAAAATCAGAATTTTGACTGGTTTCAGAAAAACGGAAAAATCAGTGCGGAAAACAAAACACTGATTCAAAATATTTATAATCATCGTTACAATTTTGAACTTCTAAAAGATGGAAAATCTGTAAGTGATGAAAAACAATATCCCTTCCCGAAAAATGAAAATATTCCGCTTGAATACCGTTTGCTTACTTTGGCGAAAATTCAAGGAATCGTTGATTATCTTTTTCCCCACAAATATATTATGGATAAAGGTTTTGGCGAATATTTCAAGAATAGTTTAGATGAAAATTCAAAAATAACTTCAAGAAAAGATTTCGAAATTGTATTGGCAAAACTGGTTTCAAAATTTAAGGACAGCCATGCATTGAGTTTTTATAAACAATTGAATTATAGAAAAGAAATTTTCCACGGCAGTTATCTTGCGCCGTTTGATTTTCAGATTTTGGACGATCATATTTTGGTGACAAAACTAATTTTTCCGGAAATCTGTTCGAAAGCACAAATCAATATCGGTGACAAAATCATTTCTGTTAACGGAAAAACTATTCCTCAAATTATCAAAGAAAAGGGAGAATTATTATCAACTTCCAATACCGAAAAATTGGTATTTGTTCTGTCAAAATATGAAAACAATCTTATCTGGATCGGTGATTTCCAACAACAGAATTTAGAAGTAAAATCAGGGGGAAACAATAGGAAATTTTCCACAAAAATTGAGATGATTGATCCATCTGATAAAGAAAAATACGATTTGATAGTTGACTATTTGCAAGATAAAATAAAGAAAAGAGAAAGCCGAAAAATTGCTCATAATGACGTTGCTTATTTTAAAGTTAATGAGACTTTAAAATTTATCAATAATGTAAATGATGACAAAATAGACATGGTGATGGACAGTATCTTAAGTGATGCAGCACAAAAGAAAGCTATTGTATTTGACATGAGAGAATATCCTGACTGGGGTGGATTTTTTTATCACTACATCTACAAATACTTTTCTCCTTCCGAAAATTATTTTGGAAAATATTACAGGCAAAATTTGAAAAATATCGGAACTTTCGCTTATAAAGATTACGATTATTTCCCTGCAATTTCTGGTAAAACAACACACAATTATAAAGGAAAAGTTTTTATTCTCGTCAATCCCGACACACGAAGCGCAAGTGAATGGTACTCAATGAGTCTTCAGAAAATATTTCCACAATCCTTGACAATCGGTCAGCAAACTTCAGGTGGAGACGGCGATTTGGTGAAAGTTAATCTTCCTGGTAATTATCTTCTGGAATTCACCGGAAACGGAATTTTCTATCCTGATAATTCTCAAACCCAGCAAACCGGAATCAGAATCAATAAAATCATTAAATATAAAGACCATGATATTCTTGAAAACCGTGATCTTGAATTTGAACGGGTTCTTAATTTAATTAAATAA
- a CDS encoding helix-turn-helix transcriptional regulator, whose amino-acid sequence MKFNNIQSCHLGPEISPEQFIPEHFFLFLLKGSMVAYDGYRHYNMKPGDYCIARKNHLVRYTKYKEDGDFEKVIIAFDEPFLKKFLERHPYQAEPTDNKDSFLFIKEDKLINNYIQSLEPYYNGHEQLDDTFVDIKREELLMILLKNNSDLKNIFFNFNVPHKIDLELFMNNNYKFNISLERFAFMTGRSLSTFKREFKAIFNTTPGKWLMNRRLQEAYFLLDKEHKKPTDIYIDLGFEDLSHFSFVFKKEFGVSPSEVGKQKV is encoded by the coding sequence ATGAAATTCAACAATATACAATCCTGTCATTTAGGACCCGAAATTTCACCGGAGCAGTTTATTCCGGAACATTTCTTTTTGTTTCTACTTAAAGGTTCAATGGTTGCATACGACGGCTACAGACATTACAATATGAAACCCGGAGATTACTGTATTGCAAGGAAAAATCATCTCGTTCGATATACAAAATATAAAGAAGACGGAGATTTTGAAAAAGTGATTATTGCTTTTGATGAGCCATTTTTAAAGAAATTCCTTGAACGTCATCCTTACCAAGCTGAACCAACAGACAATAAGGATTCTTTTTTGTTCATTAAAGAAGATAAACTAATCAATAACTATATCCAATCTTTAGAACCTTATTACAATGGGCACGAACAATTGGATGACACTTTTGTTGATATCAAACGTGAAGAATTGTTGATGATTTTACTTAAAAACAATTCTGATCTTAAAAATATTTTTTTCAATTTCAATGTTCCGCATAAAATTGATTTGGAATTGTTTATGAATAATAATTATAAATTCAATATCAGTCTGGAACGTTTTGCTTTTATGACAGGACGAAGTTTATCTACTTTTAAAAGAGAATTTAAAGCAATTTTCAATACCACTCCCGGAAAATGGCTCATGAACAGACGACTTCAGGAAGCTTATTTTTTGTTGGATAAAGAGCACAAAAAACCGACCGATATTTATATTGATCTTGGTTTTGAGGATCTTTCTCATTTTTCTTTTGTTTTTAAAAAAGAGTTTGGAGTTTCGCCTTCGGAAGTTGGAAAACAGAAAGTATAA
- a CDS encoding helix-turn-helix domain-containing protein, with translation MKQPVRIKTINQFHEFRKLPKPEHPLISVVDYSTIKHDADVNELSWILDFYSISIKRTSNTKMKYGQQEYDFDEGVMFFMAPGQVFGVTVDPKIKKKAIHTGWILLIHPDFFWNTSLAKNIKNYEYFDYSVNEALFLSEKEENTLYSIIQNIQQEYHSNIDKFSQNIIISQIETLLNYADRYYQRQFITRKISNHKILDSLENLLTDYFNNEDLLTKGLPSVQFVANQLNVSPSYLTGLLKVLTGQSTQQHIHEKLIEKAKEKLSTTQLSVSEIAYELGFEHPQSFSKLFKNKTNVSPLEFRQSFN, from the coding sequence ATGAAACAGCCCGTAAGAATAAAAACCATCAACCAATTCCATGAATTCCGTAAACTTCCGAAGCCTGAGCATCCTTTGATCAGTGTGGTAGATTACAGCACGATCAAACATGATGCTGATGTGAATGAACTAAGCTGGATTCTTGATTTTTATTCGATTTCCATCAAACGAACGTCCAATACCAAAATGAAATACGGTCAGCAGGAATATGATTTTGATGAAGGTGTCATGTTCTTTATGGCTCCCGGACAGGTTTTTGGAGTTACGGTTGATCCAAAAATTAAAAAAAAAGCAATACATACGGGATGGATCTTACTTATTCATCCCGATTTTTTCTGGAATACTTCTTTAGCCAAGAATATCAAAAATTACGAATATTTCGATTATTCTGTGAATGAAGCTTTATTTCTTTCCGAAAAAGAAGAAAATACACTTTACAGCATTATTCAAAATATCCAACAGGAATATCATTCCAATATTGACAAATTCAGCCAGAATATTATTATTTCGCAAATCGAAACGTTATTGAATTATGCAGATCGCTATTATCAGCGGCAGTTTATTACAAGAAAAATTTCCAATCATAAAATCCTTGATTCCTTGGAGAATTTACTGACTGATTATTTTAACAACGAAGATTTACTCACAAAAGGACTTCCTTCTGTACAATTTGTTGCCAATCAACTGAATGTTTCGCCAAGTTATCTTACAGGATTATTAAAAGTTTTAACCGGACAAAGCACCCAACAGCATATTCACGAAAAGCTCATCGAAAAAGCAAAAGAAAAGCTCTCCACAACACAATTATCTGTCAGTGAAATTGCTTATGAGCTAGGTTTTGAGCATCCCCAGTCTTTCAGTAAATTATTTAAAAATAAAACGAATGTTTCTCCGTTGGAGTTTAGGCAATCTTTTAATTAA
- a CDS encoding TetR/AcrR family transcriptional regulator, with the protein MAGRPKIFDENQAIEKATEVFRNKGYNTASADELLNAMGIGKGSFYLAFKGGKQELYVKSIEQFSEGFYKKLAEGIEKSENGIEFIRQFFLSQAYSPDCEKERGCYLGNSLVQLSEKDAEIKKTSIKIIKKLQQLFAEVIEKAQKNDQIKSTENPKILAWHLTNLWNGIHVTRRMESSPEILKSIIELNLKLLD; encoded by the coding sequence ATGGCAGGAAGACCAAAAATATTCGACGAAAATCAGGCAATTGAAAAAGCGACTGAAGTTTTCAGAAACAAAGGCTACAATACGGCTTCTGCAGATGAATTGTTGAATGCGATGGGAATCGGGAAAGGAAGTTTTTATCTTGCATTTAAAGGTGGAAAACAGGAATTGTATGTGAAATCTATTGAGCAGTTTTCTGAAGGCTTCTATAAAAAATTAGCAGAAGGAATCGAAAAATCTGAAAACGGAATTGAGTTCATCAGACAGTTCTTTTTAAGCCAGGCCTATTCTCCCGACTGCGAAAAAGAAAGAGGATGCTATTTAGGAAATTCATTGGTCCAGTTATCTGAGAAAGATGCAGAAATAAAAAAAACTTCAATAAAGATTATAAAAAAATTACAACAGCTTTTTGCAGAGGTTATTGAAAAAGCACAAAAAAATGATCAAATTAAAAGCACGGAAAATCCTAAGATTCTTGCGTGGCATTTAACCAATTTATGGAATGGAATTCATGTCACAAGACGTATGGAAAGCTCCCCCGAAATCCTTAAAAGTATCATTGAACTTAATTTAAAATTACTCGATTAA
- a CDS encoding SDR family oxidoreductase: MNITNNTILITGGGSGIGLAIAKALSPANKIIIVGRNKEKLDAAAKDLENVFTIQADITNESDVNRLYEEVKTTFGGLNILINNAGHAHYYTISENSETHDNALSEFTTNYFAPIRMTEKFLPLLKEQNEAAIVNVSSIVGLVPGHHLPTYSDSKAALHSHTQVLRYELAKDTNIKVFELMPPLVDTDFSVEIGGKENGIPPSDVADDLVKAFQENIYEVRVGNTELLYQNFFAGTEGAFGTFNE, encoded by the coding sequence ATGAACATTACAAACAACACAATTTTAATTACTGGCGGAGGTTCAGGAATCGGATTAGCAATCGCAAAAGCATTAAGTCCGGCCAACAAAATCATTATCGTTGGAAGAAACAAAGAAAAATTAGATGCTGCGGCAAAAGATTTAGAAAACGTATTCACTATTCAGGCGGATATTACAAATGAAAGTGATGTCAACAGATTATACGAAGAAGTAAAAACTACTTTCGGAGGATTGAATATTTTAATTAATAATGCAGGTCATGCTCATTACTACACAATTTCAGAAAATTCTGAAACACACGACAACGCTTTGTCAGAATTTACGACCAATTATTTTGCACCGATCAGAATGACAGAAAAATTTCTTCCTTTATTGAAAGAACAAAATGAAGCCGCCATTGTCAACGTTTCTTCGATCGTAGGACTTGTTCCTGGTCATCATCTTCCGACTTACTCAGATTCAAAAGCTGCTTTGCATTCACACACCCAAGTTTTGAGGTACGAACTGGCAAAAGATACCAATATAAAAGTTTTTGAATTGATGCCACCTTTAGTAGATACCGATTTTTCCGTAGAAATAGGAGGAAAAGAAAACGGAATTCCGCCTTCTGATGTTGCCGATGATTTGGTAAAAGCATTTCAGGAAAATATCTACGAAGTTCGTGTAGGAAATACAGAATTGCTGTACCAGAATTTCTTTGCAGGAACGGAAGGTGCTTTTGGTACTTTTAATGAATAA
- a CDS encoding NmrA family NAD(P)-binding protein, with protein sequence MKIIVTGSLGNISKPLTKELVEKGHDVTVISSNAERQTEIESLGAKAAIGTMEDIDFLSESFAGADIIYAMEALNAGVFFNHEIDFIQANIQIAKNYKEAIERSGVKNIIHLSSIGAHTNEGNGILKFHYEAEKVLNELPENVSIKFMRPVGFYYNMFAFIPTIKSQNVIIQNYGGDDQEPWVSPFDIASVIAEEIEKPFNGREIRYVASEEISPNEIAKILGEAIGNPDLQWITISDEDLLNNLIKAGMNPDTAKGFVEMNMARRSNVLYEDYYKNRPEMGNIKVKDFAKNFATAYYKN encoded by the coding sequence ATGAAAATTATCGTAACAGGCTCTTTAGGAAATATCAGTAAACCATTAACAAAAGAATTAGTAGAAAAAGGTCACGACGTTACTGTGATCAGCAGCAATGCAGAAAGACAAACAGAAATTGAATCTTTGGGTGCAAAAGCTGCAATCGGTACAATGGAAGATATAGATTTCTTGTCTGAATCCTTCGCAGGAGCAGATATCATCTATGCAATGGAAGCTTTGAACGCCGGGGTATTTTTTAATCATGAGATTGATTTTATTCAGGCTAATATTCAGATTGCAAAAAATTATAAAGAAGCTATTGAAAGGTCCGGAGTGAAAAATATTATTCACCTCAGCAGTATCGGAGCGCATACCAACGAAGGAAACGGGATTCTGAAATTTCATTATGAAGCGGAAAAGGTTTTAAATGAACTTCCGGAAAATGTTTCCATAAAATTCATGCGCCCTGTCGGGTTTTATTACAATATGTTCGCATTTATTCCGACTATTAAATCTCAAAATGTAATTATTCAAAATTATGGAGGTGATGATCAGGAACCTTGGGTTTCGCCTTTTGATATTGCTTCAGTAATTGCTGAAGAAATTGAAAAACCTTTTAACGGAAGAGAAATCCGATATGTTGCAAGCGAAGAAATATCACCGAATGAAATTGCAAAAATTCTAGGAGAAGCTATCGGCAATCCGGATTTACAATGGATCACAATTTCGGATGAAGATCTGTTAAACAACCTAATTAAAGCCGGAATGAATCCGGATACGGCAAAAGGTTTTGTGGAAATGAATATGGCGAGACGAAGCAATGTTTTGTATGAAGATTATTACAAAAACAGACCTGAAATGGGAAATATAAAGGTGAAGGATTTTGCTAAAAATTTTGCAACTGCATATTATAAAAATTAG